Proteins from a single region of Numenius arquata chromosome Z, bNumArq3.hap1.1, whole genome shotgun sequence:
- the UGCG gene encoding ceramide glucosyltransferase: MAVLALALEGLAIFGLILFVVLWLMHFMSIIYTRLHLNKKATDKQPYSKLPGVSLLKPLKGVDPNLINNLETFFELDYPKYEVLLCVQDHDDPAIDVCKKLLGKYPNVDARLFIGGKKVGINPKINNLMPGYEVAKYDLIWICDSGIRVTPDTLTDMANQMTEKVGLVHGLPYVADRQGFAATLEQVYFGTSHPRSYISANLTGFKCVTGMSCLMRKDVLDQAGGLIAFAQYIAEDYFMAKAIADRGWKFAMATQVAMQNSGSYSISQFQSRMIRWAKLRINMLPATIICEPISECFVASLVIGWAAHHVFRWDIMVFFMCHCLAWFIFDYIQLKGVQGGALCFSKLDYAVAWFIRESMTIYIFLSALWDPTISWRTGRYRLRCGGTAEEILDV, from the exons ATGGCGGTGCTGGCCCTAGCCCTGGAGGGACTCGCCATCTTCGGGCTCATTCTCTTCGTCGTGCTCTGGCTTATGCACTTCATGTCTATCATCTACAC GCGCCTCCACCTCAATAAGAAAGCCACAGACAAACAGCCATACAGCAAGCTTCCTGGTGTTTCACTTCTAAAGCCGTTAAAAGGTGTGGATCCTAACCTGATCAACAACTTGGAAACCTTCTTTGAACTGGATTATCCGAAA tATGAAGTGCTGCTCTGTGTACAAGATCATGATGATCCAGCTATTGATGTATGCAAAAAACTCCTTGGCAAATACCCGAATGTTGATGCTAGACTGTTCATAG GTGGCAAGAAGGTTGGCATCAATCCCAAGATTAACAACTTAATGCCTGGCTATGAAGTTGCCAAATATGATCTCATATGGATTTGTGATAGTGGAATCAGAG TAACGCCAGACACACTGACAGATATGGCCAATCAAATGACTGAAAAAGTAGGCTTGGTCCATGGGCTTCCCTATGTTGCAGACAGACAGGGTTTTGCTGCTACCCTTGAACAA GTTTATTTTGGAACTTCACATCCAAGGTCATATATTTCAGCCAACTTAACTGGATTTAAGTGTGTAACAGGAATGTCATGCTTGATGAGGAAGGATGTTTTGGACCAAGCAGGAGGACTGATAGCTTTTGCACAATATATTGCTGAAGATTACTTTATGGCCAAAGCTATAGCTGACCG gggCTGGAAATTTGCTATGGCCACACAGGTTGCAATGCAAAACTCTGGTTCATATTCAATTTCTCAGTTTCAGTCCAGAATGATCAG GTGGGCCAAACTGAGAATTAATATGTTGCCTGCCACGATAATTTGTGAGCCGATCTCGGAGTGCTTTGTTGCCAGTCTAGTTATTGGATGGGCAGCTCATCATGTGTTTAGATGGGATATAATGGTGTTTTTCATGTGTCACTGCTTGGCGTGGTTTATATTTGACTACATTCAACTAAAAGGTGTTCAG GGTGGTGCtctgtgtttttcaaaacttGATTATGCAGTAGCTTGGTTCATCAGAGAATCCATGACAATTtatattttcctctctgctttgtgGGACCCCACTATTAGCTGGAGGACAGGACGCTACAGATTACGCTGCGGAGGCACTGCAGAAGAAATTCTTGATGTATAG